A genome region from Hevea brasiliensis isolate MT/VB/25A 57/8 chromosome 9, ASM3005281v1, whole genome shotgun sequence includes the following:
- the LOC110643096 gene encoding uncharacterized protein LOC110643096, with amino-acid sequence MASRAILRRKRVISDYLNASTRSIQSFQCLGHATQNLDACRYNATANQSSSNFNYVKEPNRNLVARAGLLGFSAVGQFRHRFYSTAILDHGRVQTEFLYPMRLMSLSVRDASTATAKQPDLGSDEENEEIVARKRKEASPEECDQAVEGLSTAKAKVKAIRLHESQKVAKSTLQRTWALLLGIGPALRAVASMSREDWAKKLAHWKHEFVSTLKHYWLGFKLLWADVRISSRLLLKLAGGRSLSRRERQQLTRTTADIFRLVPFAVFIIVPFMEFLLPVFLKLFPNMLPSTFQDKMKEQEALKRRLNARIEYAKFLQDTVKEMAKEVQNSRSGEIKKTAEDLDEFLNRVRRGAGVSNEEILGFAKLFNDELTLDNISRPRLVSMCKYMGISPFGTDAYLRYMLRKRLQRIKNDDKLIQAEGVESLSEVELREECRERGMLGLLSVEEMRQQLRDWLDLSLSHSVPSSLMILSRAFTVSGKVKPEEAVQATLSSLPDEVVDTVGVTSLPSEDSVSERRRKLEYLEMQEDLIKEEEEKEEEELSRMKESKVNQEDVVLKEMITPTAREAQELARARTLEKQEQLCELSCALAVLASASSVSREREEFLNLVNKEIELYNSMVEKEGTDGEKEAIRAYKAARDESDHASEVDERDNISSALIEKVDAMLQKLEKEIDDVDAKIGDHWRLLDRDYDGKVTPEEVAAAAIYLKDTLDKEGVQELISNLSKDGDGKILVEDIVKLGSRMEDGNNSAE; translated from the exons ATGGCTTCTAGAGCAATTTTAAGACGGAAGAGAGTGATTTCTGATTACCTGAATGCCTCAACTCGCTCAATTCAGAGCTTCCAATGCCTTGGTCATGCAACTCAGAATTTGGATGCCTGCAGATATAATGCTACTGCAAACCAATCAtcttcaaattttaattatgtaAAGGAGCCAAATAGAAATTTAGTGGCAAGAGCAGGATTACTTGGCTTTTCAGCCGTAGGGCAGTTTAGGCATAGATTTTACAGTACGGCAATTTTGGATCATGGGCGTGTGCAAACAGAGTTTCTTTATCCAATGAGGTTGATGTCACTTTCTGTTCGTGATGCATCAACTGCTACGGCTAAGCAACCTGACTTGGGGAGTGATGAAGAAAATGAAGAAATAGTTGCTAGAAAGAGAAAGGAAGCATCTCCTGAAGAATGTGATCAAGCTGTTGAAGGTTTGAGTACAGCAAAAGCCAAAGTGAAAGCCATACGTTTGCATGAATCTCAAAAGGTGGCTAAATCAACTTTACAAAGAACATGGGCTTTGCTGCTTGGGATTGGTCCTGCTTTAAGGGCTGTAGCTTCTATGAGCAG GGAGGACTGGGCCAAGAAACTTGCTCACTGGAAACATGAATTTGTCTCAACATTGAAACATTACTGGTTAGGTTTTAAGCTTCTGTGGGCTGATGTGAGGATCAGTTCAAGATTGCTATTAAAACTTGCTGGTGGGAGGAGTTTATCCAGAAGGGAGAGGCAACAGCTTACCCGTACCACTGCAGACATTTTTAGACTAGTACCCTTTGCAGTCTTTATCATTGTTCCATTCATGGAATTTCTGCTACCAGTATTCCTGAAATTGTTCCCCAACATGTTGCCATCAACCTTTCAAGATAAGATGAAAGAGCAG GAAGCACTGAAAAGGAGGCTGAATGCAAGAATAGAATATGCCAAGTTTCTTCAGGATACTGTCAAAGAAATGGCAAAGGAAGTCCAAAACTCACGGAGTGGAGAAATTAAGAAAACTGCTGAGGATCTTGATGAGTTTTTGAACAGG GTTAGAAGGGGTGCAGGTGTCTCTAATGAGGAGATTTTGGGCTTTGCTAAGCTTTTCAATGATGAACTAACTTTGGATAATATTAGCAG GCCTCGGTTGGTCAGTATGTGCAAGTACATGGGAATCAGCCCTTTTGGAACAGATGCATACTTGCGTTATATGCTTCGTAAAAGACTCCAAAG GATCAAGAATGATGATAAGTTGATTCAAGCAGAGGGTGTGGAGTCTCTTTCAGAGGTCGAACTTCGTGAAGAATGTAGGGAGCGAGGCATGCTCGGTTTGTTATCGGTTGAAGAAATGCGGCAACAG CTTCGTGATTGGTTGGATCTGTCTCTCAGTCACTCTGTTCCATCTTCCCTTATGATCCTTTCAAG GGCCTTTACCGTGTCTGGAAAAGTGAAACCAGAGGAAGCTGTTCAAGCAACGCTGTCTTCCCTGCCTGATGAGGTTGTGGATACTGTTGGTGTTACATCATTGCCATCAGAGGATTCTGTTTCTGAAAGGAGGAGGAAGCTGGAGTATCTTGAGATGCAGGAAGATCTGATCAAG gaggaggaagaaaaagaggaagaggaGCTTTCCAGAATGAAAGAATCTAAAGTTAATCAGGAGGATGTGGTGCTGAAAGAGATGATTACACCAACAGCACGTGAAGCACAAGAACTGGCTAGAGCAAGAACATTGGAGAAACAAGAGCAGCTTTGTGAACTTAGTTGTGCACTTGCAGTTTTAGCTTCAGCATCT TCAGTGAGTAGAGAACGTGAAGAGTTCTTAAACCTAGTCAATAAGGAG ATAGAGCTTTACAATAGCATGGTAGAGAAGGAGGGCACAGATGGTGAAAAAGAGGCCATTAGGGCTTATAAAGCAGCCCGAGATGAAAGTGATCATGCTTCTGAAGTGGATGAGCGTGACAATATTTCTTCAGCACTAATAGAAAAG GTTGATGCCATGCTGCAAAAACTTGAGAAGGAAATTGATGATGTAGATGCTAAAATTGGTGATCATTGGAGACTACTAGACAG